ACCCAGAGGTGGAAAAAGAACATCGGAACCACAAGAATATTTCTTCTCCGAAAGCCaggtgtttagcaggtaccaGACACATTGTACTGTATCTACATGCACTCTTTACATGCACCTGCAGTCTGAAGATATCCAGTACAAGCTTCGGTGGTTATAGCATTAATGGCACCCTGTGCGGGACTCGCCTTTTTTACCTACATAGATCAACATACATTACCGGTGATTGACCAAGCAAAATAACAGTTCAAGGCACATTAAAAAATGCTCTGGCGGGAGCTCACGTGGATTATTTCATCAATGCTACCCTGTGCGGTcgtaccagaggtgggtagagaagCCAAACATTTTTATCAAGAGTACCGTAACTTTAGAGCAGTGCTTCCCTGTGGGACGCAGTGAGGTGTCAGGGGGCCCTGAGAGGCCAGCGACTTCCAGTAGTTAGTATTAGCATCTTTTGTAGTTTTTTAACAATATACAAGTCTTCAGATTGGTGGCAACTCAGCAACTCAAAGAGTGGTttgtacaaataaatacataaatattatcgGGTTGTCAAACTTATTTCAATTGGGGGGAGGGGCAATAATTGAGATGCACTTCTTTGACTATATgacttaagtaaaagtaaaaagtagtcatacaaataattacttgagtgaGAGTAAGTATTCATTGAAAGATTACTCAGGTactgagtaacttctgatttatttagtagctattttttcAATCGTAGCTGCACCATAACCGTAGTTGGTGTGTCTGTggctgtgtgtgcgcgtgtgagaGACAAAATAAGTAAAGTTTTCGGTCACTTACGACGTTATAAGAGGGCTAATGTTAGCAGCTAAAACATAATACACAACTTACCACATCATATTTTCTTTAGTTGTCAATGGAATTCTTGCAGGCtgcaatgtgaacatttctactgacacagatgagaGTGCTTGATATAAAAGTAATGTTTCCTACTTTGTAAGTAATTATTTAAGAGTCGTGCCGTAATTTTACTTTTTACAGTGTTAAATTTGACTGCGGTCATGTGACTACCAGactccgtttgattggtgaaataaaGTCAAACTAGTGGTAAAACAGAGTCTTGTGACAGTGTCCGCTGGAAGATGTCTCCCTCAAAAGCCAAATGAGTACGTCTTTGCAAGCATCAataatcttcttcttctttcagcATCATCAGGAGTGATGGTAGCTGCCAGGAACTTGTCCAGAAATGTTGCGCCATTCATTACGCATCTTCCACACACTATAAACCTCTTTCAAGGAGAGCTGTGTCTACTTGGTGATGTTATTCATGTAGGAGATTGCTGGTCTCCCTCGTTTTCTTCTACCTTCAATTTTACATTGTGCAACGTTCTTTATGATGTTACAGTTTTTGTGCCTTTAGGCATGTCCAAAATATTTCAGTTTCCTTGATTTTACCATGTTCAGTAGTACAGCCTTTGTATTCAGCTTTTGCAATATACTACTGTTACTTCTCTTGTCCGTCCAGCCTATCCTCAAGATTCTTCTATAACACCACATCTCTGCGGTGTTTATTATTTTCTCCTCGTTGTTTCTTATGGTCCATCGTTCACATCCGTATAGCATTACTGGCCATATCACTGTCTTGAGGATTTTTAATTTCAATGCTGTAGTGATGGATCGTTTTTTCCAGATGTTATTCAGCTGTACCAGTCTCTGATTTGCCATTCTAGTTCTTGCAATGATATGTTTTGTGCACTTTCCATCTGCTGATGTTATGGATCTGAGGTACTTGAAATGGTCCACCACCTCCAGTGCCTGTCCATCTATTGTTATCGTGTGGTTACTTCTTCCACCGCTGTTCATCACTTCGGTCTTTTTGACATTCAATTTGAGTCCGGCTAATTTCCCTGCATCATTCAACTGTGTTAcaagcagtaatcaatagattataCATGAATAtaatgatgatgtaaataagtaTATTACAATCTGGATGAAACTCTGTGTAACAGAGCAAAAGTAATGTTTTTTCTTCACAAAAATtcttaagtaaaagtaaaaactaTATTGCATCAAAACTACCGGTACTCTGATAAAttcaatttatccaaaaagtgaCTTAAGTAAATGTATCTACGTAAATCCAGCACATTACTACCACCTCTGGGTCACACATAATGCACTTGCCAGAAGCTGTCAGTGGCTTCAAGATAATTCAAGTGTGCCCATTTTCACGCCCTCACttccttgtttacattgacagAGATGACAGCTTGTGATGTTATGGCTCATCAACTCTAATTGGTTTGGTTTTATCCACTTCATGTGAGCAATATCTGGGGGCACCAGTGCTGAGCACATATTAATATGAATCTATGAGAAGGACCATATCTAAAACCACAATTGAATACAAGAGCAAATTTAAACATTGTCTTAGAAAATATAATAATGGCGATGTTCAATGCACACTGTAAAAGAGGTAAGAATTTAACAATGTGCTTATTATTATGAATGGGGTTTGCAGTGGTGTAGAGGTGTATCATACTTAGTTTTGTTGTTGCTGTGTTACAGGCGTACAACTCTGGAATTTTGACACTGTGTCTATTGACAGTGACCTTGACTCGGTCTGTACAGTGCAAGTAAGAGAACATCTCCTGAAACGTGCCGGTAAGAGACTGAAAAATTTAAAATCTAGTGCACAATAAAAAAAATCGGTCTCAATTAACGTAGGAATCAAATGTTATGACATACTCCCCCCAGGCTGGGGTGCTCTAATTTTTCCTGGCACGCCCTTAAGGGCGAGTGAGCATCAATCAACACCAGTTTTAAGATGTTACTTTCTAATATTGTACAGATATTTAGTATTGAAGGGAATATGTTATTACTAATGTTCTGTGATCCACAggagattttcaaaacaaaagctctcTTCTCCCTAAAGCCCAGTGTGGTAGAGGATATATgtcaaggtaaaataagttatgcTAAGCATGTTTGTCTCTTGGATTGATATGTATGagtttaattatctttttttatgTCTATTTTTCCATCCAAGAGCTGAGTTTTCTTTGGGCAATGAGCACAAAGACTTAAATGAGGAGTCAAATGAAGACTGGAGCAGGAGGTCCCAGCTTGAGAGGGCATCAGAGAATATGCACTCTGCTTGGGAGAAAATGAACTCTCGACTGTCCTCCCTGAGACAAGTAATATTGAGCGGACTTGTGTGCATGGTCAACGGCGTTTGAACCTGTCATCATGTAACTTGTCTAATTTAGAAATGTGAGAAAGAGGAGGAGACTCTACGAATGAGAAAGTCTCATTTAGCTGAGGTTGAGCACTCCCTCTCTGAATTGCAGCTGAGGAGAAAGGTACTGTAGCATACCGAGTCATTGACAGATTTTCTACTCATTTGATTATGTTTGTTTTTCCCAGCATGCCATGCAGGATCTGGAGCGTCTCAGTGCTGAGTCGGAGCACATggagacagaaaaaaaacaactggagcATTTGCTAAAAGACAGTAAAGCAGATAGAGACTCAATGAGGTATCATATCAACAGTTGTGCTTGTGTTGTGCTTACATGCATTTGTATCAAATAATTTTGTATTATGTTGGTGTGTAGTTGCCAGTTGCAGAAACTTCAGAGGGAAAAAGAGTCTTGTGTCATAGAGCTTAGAAGTATGGAAGAAGAACTTAAGAAGAAAGAACAGTTCTGTGTGGAAAAGGTGCTGTTCAACAATATCTCAACATGCTTTTTTGGCACGCTCCactaatatattattttattttgcaaacaGAACAACATGTTTGTGTTGGAGAGGCAGGAGTTGGACAGACAGCTGGATTGTGCCAAAACTGAACTCTTCTCTGAACAGCGGCGGGCAAGAGAGAAGCTAGAATCCATGCAACAAGTACTGTACATATTACCAGCTAAATTGTTGTACAGCAATGCTATAATCCTGGATGTTAATAGATTCATCAACCCATACAATTAACACATTTAAATTGTAGTATATCAGTTCTTTGTTACGAGaagaaaacaataaatacaattacaaaagaaaacactgCGGAAAAGATCATTAAAATAAGAAAGCTTACTGTACAGTGGccaaatatacatttgtattcatTGTAGCTGTGTGCAAGCTAGGAAATTAGTGAGAGAATTGCAGAGCTATTCAAATCCAGGAATGACACCATTCCGGccccctgagttcagttcaaaacttggcagacaaacatttttgcagcaaattcctaaaaacactagagggcGTGTGTTGTATAgatgaacttggaccactgtaaacacattgggaCATCCTcgcattgacatttttaccttggtagcaaacatagaacactggggttcaAACTTgttatttacataactgaggcgttcctcaaggcacccccttAAGTCCTTTCCTTTTTGTCAGTTTCACATGTTTTTCACaatgtgattcatgtaactaaggtgtgttgttgtagcttgtttaattcagatgcagtcagtagtcatttgttcaacatcTTTActtatactagtagtgttcttCAAGGTTCCGTTTTGGTCCATTTTCATCATTcatgctattcaactggtggcctgtgaGCTTGGTTCTAAAAACTTGTAAgacactcacatttttgcagaaggtctttaaaaacaacagagcactcTGGTAACTCTGACTAAATAAATagactaaaataaaaataattctgtACATAACATTGGTTCTCTGTAGTATAAAAATACGACTAATAGTGAAGGTAAAAGTACGCACCCCAGTCCttagttttctggaaatgtggcccccaaaaccatTTACCGGTAGTTGAAAATCCCTTTAGTATTGTATAACTCTACCATAGAGTGTTCACATAATTGTGTTGGAGCAGATGTTGGAGGAAACTTGTGAGGAACTCTTGAGGGTCTCAGAGGCAGAGACCTCACTGAGGAACAGGTGTACTTGTCTGGAGGAGAAAGAGAGGCAGAAAAACGAGGAGAACGAGGTGAACACACTCTTTGCTATCTTTTCATGTTAGTTCGTCCAGAAAATTGCATAATTgtcctttctttttcttttagagAATTCAGTGTCAAACACGTGAGCTGCAGAGAGAACTGGGAGCTTGTAAAGCTCGCGTTGACACACTGGAGAAAATGTTAGATCAAAAGGAGCAACAACTGCTGGACTTACAGGAGCAGCGTGGAGGCTTACAAGCAGAAGGAGACAGACTGAGGGGGGAGCTAGAGTTCACGAAATGCCAACACTACAATGCTCTTAAAGAAGCCAGAGAACACACACACTCAATGATGGTGATCATTTGTCATGATAAAAGTGTCTGTTTTCCTTGTGTCACATACACAAATTACTTACAATAATTACTATCAgtgtatgtggaaaaaatattattactatttgtATTTTAGGAGGCAGCTCTGAAGCAGCAGATGAAAGATTTAGTCTTGACCCATGAGCAGCAAACACAAAGGGTGAGGAAATGATGATAAAGTAATGTACATGCAAAGAGAGAGATAGCAATATGTTGTGTACTGAAGTGTCAAAGACACGCTGAAGGCACACATTTTAATACATGATGTGTCAAACACTGGCAGGCAAGGGAAGATGAAGCAAAAAGACTGAAGAATTCTCTTGAGCACCAGAAGGAGGAGTCCAAGAAACGTGAAGAAGAGCTGCACACGGAAACACTGGAAAAGGTGTTGTCAATGGttatggtttccatccatccatccaatcactttctaccgcttgtccctctttggAACGTTGggggactggagcctatcccagctgcacttgggcggaaggcagggtacaccctggcctggacaagtcgccacctcatcacagggccaacacagatagaaagacaaccattcacacacactggttGTATGGTTTTAATTTATTTGAACATCCATATAGTTACAATACGGTACATCATATATATCCAGATTCATGTCCGAAAAGGGGATAGAaggagcagagcttatttaatgctAACCCTTTTCCACTTCAAAGAAATTGCAAACTCATTTGTTAATTTACTTACTGTGCTCAATAAAACACAAattaattaaagtaatatatattAAGTTCTCATCAATAAATGGTTTAGTAAGTTGTTTCACaaaatgagataaataagataATCTAATTTTTCGAtttggttcaagatgtttatcaggattcttcgtCCTTGTACTTTgtcaacactttgagtttgaacagatcCTTAAAGTGGATTGTTTTGGtaaattgtttgatttatttgcctaatctattccataatttaatttaattcatgtGAATTCTTTCCCTAAgattatatttttccttttttattgagaagaattattagagaataagcggtaggaaatgtatGGATGGAATTGTTATTCTTTTTTGGGTAGCAGCTGAGTGTTATTttttacatcattttagctgtttgcaatgaTTGAATTtctatatttttgattcaataaataaaatatttgaatgttCTATATTACtaatatgtattattctaactgacctctttTGTAATACGGTAATATGATGCATAttatttttgtagttatttctacACATtaattcagatatggtaacactagtgagcaataGAGAATAGGAGaatagtgatttttggtccagaacatattttgttttgttcaatattgatgtatttcttgcttccttttgttgtatatttttatatggaatttccagtgtgaatgtgagtgtgaatgttgtctatctgtgttggtcctgcgatgaggtggcaacttgtccagggtgtaccccgcctaacgTCCGAAtgtagctgtgataggctccagcatcccacgcgaccccgaaagggacaagcggtagaaaatggagggatggatggatttcagGTTCATGTTAACATCAATTATTACACCTAAAAATGTGATGTATTTTACCCTGTCCATTCTACACTGTCTTTTTGTGTTTGACTGACTTTCCTCATGTTTCTAAATAGTATTATTTTTAGTGTTCCTTAAGTTCaaggtttttgtcaaaccatccttTTAAGTTATCAATTTCTACTACTATTATTTGCTTCTGTGTGTTGTCTCCTGAGCAAAATGCAGTCGTATTGTCTGTAACTTTAAGTCTTTTGgtactttacaaatgttgtttacatAGATATTGAACAATTCAGGTGCTAGTGTTGATTCCTGGGGCACGCCGCAAGACATATTTTGAGCTGTAGACCTGTGTTTACCTAGCTTCACGTATAGCGTCCTGTTGGcaattattagacagacctgTTAATTGTTTCATGAAATAAACACTCTGCTTTCAGGTGCACAAGGCCATAGAAGAGGAGAGGAGGAAGTGGGAATTAGAGAAGATGGAAGCTGTGCACTTTCACTGTAGTTTACTGGAAGAGCAGAATAGGAAGAGCCTGGAAAGCGCAAGGAGTGAGATGCAGCAAGAACAGAAAAATGTACTGACTCTTCAGGACAAAGTGACAGAGATGCAACGTGTAAGATGACTCTCAGCAATGTCTTGTCACTGTACTTTCTTAGATACTATTTTTATCTAATTCTTGTATGATTGTCTCCTAAGAGAGTCCAAGAGCTGGAGGGTGAGCGAATTGTACAGCAGCGAGAGCACGAGTCTCTGCTCAGGTCACTGAAGGAGGAGCACCAGGCCGAGATGGAGAGGTTGCAGAAACACATGCTGCAGGTACGAGATCATTTCTGTGTAGACAGAAATGATTGTGAGTGGTAAGTAAGCTAAAAGGGTGTGAGTCTGTCGCAGAAGAGTGGGAGGACTGTGCTTCAGCTGGAGCAGGCTGCTCTGCTGGCAAAGGGAGAAGCTGCAAAGATGCACCAGATGCTTGAAGAGAAGGATATAAGCCATAATGAAGCCAAAGCTGAACAGGAGCAGCAGATCAGGGTTTGGGCTCAGGAGTTGGTGGCTGAGTGTGAGCATCTCCACCTCTTAATGGAGCAAAGTGGTGGCAAACAAAATACACTAAAGCTCCTTCCCAGGTATACTTTCCCCTCTTAGAGTTCAGATTGCAAACAACTAATGGTTTGCATGCAACAGCCCTACCATAGATGAGGCTATCACCTACCTGAAGTCTCTAGAAGACCCCTTGAAGCATCTGCATCAGGAGTTGGATACGCTGAAGCAAAGCAGTGAGCAGCTGCTTAAAGACAAGGTATATACTGTAGTTTTGACAGAGTGATTAGTTCATGCTAAAGCCTAGATGGGTTTCTTTCAGGAACGAGAGATAAGGATTCAGAGGCAACAGTTGAGGACCGAGCGAAACCTAGTCTTGGATTCTCTGAAGGAACGTCTCATTCAGGTCTCATCACAAAgagaagtcatgttttttttttgttttttttatttatatcaaaTGTCCTGTCTCGTCGACCCAGGAGCACATTGAGGAGCTGAGCAGtctgaaatgtttttttacaagTGACGGAGGGCTGGAGGCCTCTCTTCGCAAGCAGCTGGAGGCCAAAGACATGGAGCTGAGGCAGATCCAGAGGAACATGTCTCAGTGGAAAGAACAGACCACTGCTCGTCTGGCCTGCAAGTTTGAGGAAGAGTTGACCGCCGAACTGGAAAGGTGACATAGCAAAGTGTTTCAAAAACTCCTGCTATTCTGCTCTTCTACACTCACCACACATAACTGAAGGCATAACCCAATCAAACTGTACACAGTACAATGTGTAGTTACATGATTGATTGTATTcgtttatatttattttaggaGCTTTAAAATTAATGACAGTCTGGAAAGAAAGACCCTCATTGACCATATTAACttgtatttagggatgtccgataatggctttttgccgatatccgatattgtccaactctttaattaccgatgcccatatcaaccgataccaatatcaaccgataccgatatatacagtcgtggaattaacacattattatgcctaatttggacaaccaggtatggtgaagataaggtcctttaaaaaaaaaaaaaaaaaaaaatatataaataaattaaaaacattttcttgaataaaaaagaaagtaaaacaatataaaaacagttacatagaaactagtaattaatgaaaattagtaaaataaactgttaaaggttagtactattagtggaccagcagcacgcacaatcatgtgtgcttacggactgtatcccttgcagactgtattgatatatattgatatataatgtaggaaccagaatattaataacagaaagaaacaacccttttgtgtgaatgagtgtaaatgggggtttgtgcactaattgtaagtgtatcttgtgttttttatgttgatttaataaaaaaaagaaaataaaaaaaacccgatacc
This genomic interval from Entelurus aequoreus isolate RoL-2023_Sb linkage group LG06, RoL_Eaeq_v1.1, whole genome shotgun sequence contains the following:
- the LOC133652520 gene encoding calcium-binding and coiled-coil domain-containing protein 1-like isoform X2, yielding MQQEQKNVLTLQDKVTEMQRRVQELEGERIVQQREHESLLRSLKEEHQAEMERLQKHMLQKSGRTVLQLEQAALLAKGEAAKMHQMLEEKDISHNEAKAEQEQQIRVWAQELVAECEHLHLLMEQSGGKQNTLKLLPSPTIDEAITYLKSLEDPLKHLHQELDTLKQSSEQLLKDKEREIRIQRQQLRTERNLVLDSLKERLIQEHIEELSSLKCFFTSDGGLEASLRKQLEAKDMELRQIQRNMSQWKEQTTARLACKFEEELTAELERKPSNIQEETQKSDGQTRLSTKHQDALYSKYSTCVYAAAPHVPSDVASLKLVHYLQSRVKQLRVENQTCRPTPVKTGPCLPTHTLQDSGENSESLVH
- the LOC133652520 gene encoding fas-binding factor 1-like isoform X1, which codes for MQQEQKNVLTLQDKVTEMQRRVQELEGERIVQQREHESLLRSLKEEHQAEMERLQKHMLQKSGRTVLQLEQAALLAKGEAAKMHQMLEEKDISHNEAKAEQEQQIRVWAQELVAECEHLHLLMEQSGGKQNTLKLLPSPTIDEAITYLKSLEDPLKHLHQELDTLKQSSEQLLKDKEREIRIQRQQLRTERNLVLDSLKERLIQEHIEELSSLKCFFTSDGGLEASLRKQLEAKDMELRQIQRNMSQWKEQTTARLACKFEEELTAELERCRTKLLKGRKPSNIQEETQKSDGQTRLSTKHQDALYSKYSTCVYAAAPHVPSDVASLKLVHYLQSRVKQLRVENQTCRPTPVKTGPCLPTHTLQDSGENSESLVH
- the LOC133652748 gene encoding DNA ligase 1-like, with protein sequence MVSLVKQHNMEEHSRGDTDGLLQQDLNNNRSGSEQHRSPLRPDPCDFLLDAIDAQHKKLQVNTCKQDGRKSAPFKWSESLSKDTGLGSTVSQTNDTPMSSLDLMHTPTAEQTSDGSIPAPVTFVEATKDVDVWTISKMGTESHKEQVLWRLERLLGDACEQGAISGEDHLPSESICTEDFVRCFRLEMVDLAMPQGNVQELDTEEEAERTLISDADTCRSHQNIDSRVSSEKSSKYKPEQKDECPSHSSGISKLHKGVGLRHNTSQSPEDSCIIYDPEVEKEHRNHKNISSPKARCLAGVQLWNFDTVSIDSDLDSVCTVQVREHLLKRAGDFQNKSSLLPKAQCGRGYMSRAEFSLGNEHKDLNEESNEDWSRRSQLERASENMHSAWEKMNSRLSSLRQKCEKEEETLRMRKSHLAEVEHSLSELQLRRKHAMQDLERLSAESEHMETEKKQLEHLLKDSKADRDSMSCQLQKLQREKESCVIELRSMEEELKKKEQFCVEKNNMFVLERQELDRQLDCAKTELFSEQRRAREKLESMQQMLEETCEELLRVSEAETSLRNRCTCLEEKERQKNEENERIQCQTRELQRELGACKARVDTLEKMLDQKEQQLLDLQEQRGGLQAEGDRLRGELEFTKCQHYNALKEAREHTHSMMEAALKQQMKDLVLTHEQQTQRAREDEAKRLKNSLEHQKEESKKREEELHTETLEKVHKAIEEERRKAE